A genomic segment from Gilvibacter sp. SZ-19 encodes:
- a CDS encoding TIGR00730 family Rossman fold protein has protein sequence MKANNNPKGWNEVKTNDSWAIFKIMGEFVNGYEKLSLIGPCVSIFGSARTKPEQPYYQLAERIAKKITEHGYGVITGGGPGIMEAGNKGAHLAGGTSVGLNIDLPFEQHDNPYIDSDKSINFDYFFVRKVMFVKYSQGFVVMPGGFGTLDELFEAMTLIQTHKIERFPIILVGTSFWTGLIDWVKQTLLEGHGNISPEDVDLWHIVDTEDEVLEILNNFYSKYNLSPNF, from the coding sequence ATGAAAGCAAATAACAATCCAAAAGGTTGGAACGAAGTAAAGACCAACGACTCTTGGGCGATCTTTAAGATCATGGGAGAGTTTGTAAACGGATATGAGAAACTGAGTCTTATTGGACCCTGTGTCTCTATCTTCGGATCGGCCAGAACCAAACCCGAACAACCCTATTATCAATTGGCAGAACGCATCGCCAAAAAGATCACTGAACACGGTTATGGCGTTATAACTGGTGGTGGCCCTGGTATCATGGAAGCTGGAAACAAAGGGGCTCACTTGGCTGGCGGAACTTCGGTTGGTTTGAACATCGACCTACCCTTTGAGCAACACGACAACCCCTATATAGACAGCGACAAGAGCATTAACTTTGATTATTTCTTTGTTCGCAAGGTGATGTTTGTAAAATATTCACAAGGTTTTGTAGTGATGCCGGGTGGATTTGGAACACTGGATGAACTTTTTGAAGCGATGACACTCATCCAAACGCATAAAATTGAACGTTTCCCTATCATTTTGGTTGGTACTAGTTTTTGGACAGGCCTTATTGATTGGGTGAAACAGACCCTATTAGAAGGTCATGGGAACATCAGCCCAGAAGACGTAGACCTGTGGCATATCGTTGACACAGAAGACGAGGTATTAGAAATTTTAAATAACTTCTATTCGAAATACAACCTGAGCCCGAACTTCTAA
- the uvrA gene encoding excinuclease ABC subunit UvrA translates to MANQEDFIEVLGARVHNLKNIDVRIPRENLVVITGLSGSGKSSLAFDTIYAEGQRRYIETFSAYARQFLGGLERPDVDKIDGLSPVIAIEQKTTSKSPRSTVGTITEIYDFLRLLYARASDAYSYETGEKMVSYSDEQIQELILKEFEGRKVSVLAPVIRSRKGHYRELFEQIGKQGFIKVRVDGEIVDLVSGMKVDRYKIHDIEIVIDRLLVDASALLDNRLAETIKTAMYHGDDVLMVIDNETGNTRYFSRTLMCPSSGISYPNPEPNNFSFNSPKGMCPSCKGLGHKHEINVDKIVPDKTMSIKQGALAPQGPQKSNWIFKQLELIAERYNFKLSDPFKDIPQEAVDIILYGGNEKFEVASKTLGITRTYKIDFEGIANFIENTYHNNDSASLQRWAKDFMDRVECPECGGSRLRKESLYFKVAEKSIADLAKMDVVELMEWFDNITDKLNESQQKIASEVIKEIRARLQFLVDVGLTYLSLNRSSKSLSGGEAQRIRLATQIGSQLVGVLYILDEPSIGLHQRDNAKLIDSLVKLKELGNSVLVVEHDKDMIEHADYVIDIGPAAGKHGGEIVSKGAPKEILEHPTLTAEYLKGTKNIEVPAKRREGNGKVLTLSGATGHNLKNVSVDLPLGKMIGVTGVSGSGKSTLINETLYPILNAHFFNGVKKPLPYKKISGLEHIDKVIDINQSPIGRTPRSNPATYTGVFSEIRSLFAKVPEAAIRGYKPGRFSFNVAGGRCETCKGGGLKVIEMNFLPDVYVECETCQGKRFNRETLEIRYKGKSIFDVLEMTIDEACEFFEHIPKIYRKLKTIRDVGLGYITLGQQSTTLSGGEAQRIKLATELSKRDTGNTFYILDEPTTGLHFEDIRVLMLVLNKLVDKGNTVLIIEHNLDVVKMVDYLIDIGPEGGKGGGKVVAQGTPEEIVKVKSSHTAAFLKRELESVKK, encoded by the coding sequence ATGGCAAATCAGGAGGATTTTATTGAAGTTTTAGGGGCTCGTGTGCACAACCTCAAGAATATAGATGTGCGCATTCCCAGAGAGAATTTGGTAGTGATCACAGGACTTTCTGGCAGTGGAAAGTCATCACTTGCTTTCGATACCATCTATGCAGAAGGCCAGCGCCGCTACATTGAGACATTCTCGGCCTATGCGCGTCAGTTTTTAGGCGGATTGGAACGCCCTGATGTAGACAAGATCGATGGGCTATCTCCTGTAATTGCTATAGAACAGAAAACCACCAGTAAAAGCCCGCGTTCTACTGTAGGTACCATTACAGAGATCTACGACTTCTTACGCCTGCTCTACGCTCGTGCAAGTGACGCTTACAGTTATGAGACCGGCGAGAAAATGGTCTCTTACAGCGATGAGCAGATCCAGGAACTGATTTTAAAAGAATTTGAAGGCCGTAAGGTATCTGTTTTGGCTCCGGTGATCCGTTCTCGAAAAGGACATTACCGAGAGTTGTTTGAACAGATCGGAAAACAGGGCTTTATAAAAGTTCGTGTAGATGGCGAAATTGTCGATCTAGTGAGCGGCATGAAGGTAGATCGTTACAAGATACACGACATTGAGATCGTAATAGACAGACTCTTGGTCGATGCCTCTGCCCTTTTGGACAATCGATTGGCTGAGACCATCAAAACAGCCATGTATCACGGAGACGACGTGCTCATGGTCATAGATAACGAAACAGGTAATACGCGATATTTCAGTAGAACCTTGATGTGTCCTAGCAGTGGTATCTCCTATCCGAATCCGGAGCCCAATAACTTCTCGTTCAATTCTCCCAAAGGGATGTGTCCGAGTTGTAAAGGTTTAGGACATAAGCACGAGATCAATGTGGACAAGATCGTTCCAGACAAAACAATGTCTATAAAACAAGGGGCGCTAGCGCCACAAGGTCCGCAGAAATCCAACTGGATATTCAAACAATTGGAACTCATTGCGGAGCGCTACAATTTTAAGCTGAGCGATCCTTTTAAAGATATTCCACAAGAAGCCGTAGACATTATTCTTTACGGCGGAAACGAAAAATTCGAGGTCGCCTCTAAGACCTTGGGAATTACCCGCACCTACAAGATCGACTTTGAAGGAATCGCCAATTTTATCGAAAACACTTACCACAACAACGATTCGGCTTCGCTGCAACGTTGGGCCAAGGACTTTATGGATCGCGTTGAATGCCCTGAATGCGGTGGCTCACGCCTGAGAAAAGAATCGCTTTACTTTAAAGTTGCCGAAAAGAGCATAGCCGATCTGGCCAAGATGGACGTGGTTGAGCTTATGGAGTGGTTTGATAATATAACCGATAAACTCAATGAGTCTCAGCAAAAGATCGCCAGCGAGGTGATCAAAGAAATTAGAGCACGCCTCCAGTTCTTGGTAGACGTTGGTCTGACCTACCTTTCGCTAAATAGAAGTTCCAAGTCCTTGTCTGGTGGAGAGGCCCAGCGGATCCGTCTGGCCACACAGATAGGATCTCAATTGGTCGGCGTACTTTATATTTTGGATGAGCCGAGCATTGGCTTGCACCAGCGAGATAATGCAAAACTCATAGACTCTTTGGTTAAACTCAAAGAACTGGGGAACTCTGTTTTGGTGGTAGAGCACGACAAGGACATGATAGAGCATGCCGACTATGTGATCGATATAGGCCCGGCAGCCGGAAAACACGGTGGCGAGATCGTCTCCAAAGGAGCTCCTAAAGAAATCTTGGAGCATCCTACCTTGACGGCAGAATATCTTAAAGGTACCAAGAATATTGAAGTTCCCGCAAAAAGACGTGAGGGCAACGGAAAAGTGTTGACCTTAAGCGGCGCCACAGGACATAACCTCAAGAACGTGAGTGTAGACTTACCCTTGGGCAAAATGATCGGTGTTACCGGGGTATCAGGAAGTGGTAAATCGACTTTGATCAACGAAACGCTCTACCCTATACTCAATGCACATTTCTTTAATGGGGTAAAGAAACCTTTACCGTATAAAAAGATCAGCGGTTTGGAGCATATCGACAAGGTGATCGACATTAACCAAAGCCCGATTGGGCGTACACCGCGTTCCAACCCGGCAACCTATACTGGAGTATTTTCAGAGATCCGATCCTTGTTTGCTAAAGTTCCTGAGGCTGCTATCCGCGGATACAAACCCGGACGTTTTAGTTTTAATGTAGCTGGCGGACGTTGCGAAACCTGTAAAGGTGGCGGCTTGAAAGTGATAGAGATGAACTTTCTACCAGATGTCTACGTGGAATGCGAAACCTGCCAAGGCAAGCGTTTTAATAGAGAGACCTTAGAGATCCGTTATAAAGGCAAGTCTATCTTCGATGTTTTGGAAATGACCATAGACGAAGCCTGTGAGTTCTTTGAGCACATTCCTAAGATCTACAGAAAACTCAAAACAATTCGAGATGTTGGCTTGGGTTATATCACACTAGGACAGCAGTCTACCACGCTTTCAGGAGGAGAAGCACAGCGTATTAAACTAGCGACAGAACTTTCTAAACGCGATACTGGTAACACTTTTTATATCTTAGACGAACCCACTACCGGTTTGCATTTCGAAGATATTCGCGTGTTGATGTTGGTTTTGAACAAATTGGTAGACAAAGGAAATACGGTCCTTATCATAGAACACAACTTGGACGTTGTAAAAATGGTAGACTATTTGATAGATATAGGACCAGAAGGAGGTAAAGGCGGCGGTAAGGTCGTTGCACAAGGCACCCCAGAAGAAATTGTGAAAGTAAAATCGAGCCATACCGCAGCTTTCTTAAAGCGTGAGTTGGAATCGGTGAAGAAATAA